GTGGATAGGGGTTGGCAGCATCTCCCATCATGTTCTGGCCCGGCTTCTCCAGTGCGCAGGTTTTCCATCTGCCAGGTAACCCCATTTGAGCTTCTTGTGTCCCAAAGCCCAATCTCTCGCCTGGCATTGAATGTCAAAGTCTGTGACGATGGCGGAATTGAAGCGGCAGGCTGCTGAATCATTCGGGGGAGCTTTCACATGAAGTCATCACTGGAGAGTAATTGTGTTAGCCAGCGTCTGTGCATTACCACGGCAAAAAAATGTTGAGGACTTACTCTCCAAaggcctcatcatcatcgtaGGTAGCGGTATCTTgagcaacaccaccgccacggGACACACCCGCCAGAGaggtcttggtcttggcagccttggtcttcttgccgcccttctcggccgccttctcctccttcagcttctcGTTGCTGAGGGCTGTCAGGGCGCTGGCgaccttcttgatctcgtcAGACTTGCAATCCTTGATGATCTGCTTGAAGTACTCCTGGGCAAAGTTGACGAAGTGGGCTTTCTTGGCGttggaggcgaggagaggGGCTGTCGCGTTGCGGAGGGTCTCGAACTGGCCCTTGGTGAGTGGGTTGAAGATTGGCAGGGTCGAGAGatcgatggtgttgttggggtcgCTTCCGGGGAGTTGGACAACGCTGGCGGAGGCGTTGGCCTTGCGGCCGCTGCTGATGCCGATGGCGCCAAAGAGATCCTGGGCGTGGGCAAGATCGGCTTCCTTCTCGGTGCGACGGAGACGCTCACGCTTCTGGGCCTCGGTTTCGCCGTCGCTCTCGGATTCCTCCGCGAGCTGGCGGGCGCGCTCGGC
This window of the Podospora pseudoanserina strain CBS 124.78 chromosome 3, whole genome shotgun sequence genome carries:
- the HCR1 gene encoding Translation initiation factor 3 subunit J component (COG:J; EggNog:ENOG503NWVD): MPGPNKRWDDEEEESSSGTEAPTTAAPVGRRKFDDEEAEDSDVLDSWDAAEDSEVEREKAKKAAEAKAKAEAEAAANKKSKAQRIAERQAERARQLAEESESDGETEAQKRERLRRTEKEADLAHAQDLFGAIGISSGRKANASASVVQLPGSDPNNTIDLSTLPIFNPLTKGQFETLRNATAPLLASNAKKAHFVNFAQEYFKQIIKDCKSDEIKKVASALTALSNEKLKEEKAAEKGGKKTKAAKTKTSLAGVSRGGGVAQDTATYDDDEAFGDDDFM